One window of Salminus brasiliensis chromosome 16, fSalBra1.hap2, whole genome shotgun sequence genomic DNA carries:
- the hnrnpd gene encoding heterogeneous nuclear ribonucleoprotein D0 isoform X1, translating into MSEELFGLEDPTMKMEEDGEEGSMEDQILSGGDGGSGEAEGSKIDASKNEEDEGKMFVGGLSWDTTKKDLKDYFSKFGEVVDCTLKLDPMTGRSRGFGFVLFKEAESVEKVIQQKEHKLNGKVIDPKKAKAMKSKEPVKKIFVGGLSPDTPEEKIREYFNAFGEVESIELPMENKTNKRRGFCFITFKEEEPVKKIMEKKYHNIGLSKCEIKVAMSKEQYQQQQWGGRGGYPSRSRGRGGPNQNWNQGYGNYWNQGYGNYGNYGYNNQGYGGYGGYDYSGYNNYYGYGDYSNQQSGYGKSPRRGGHQNSYKPY; encoded by the exons ATGTCGGAGGAGCTGTTTGGCCTGGAAGACCCGACGATGAAGATGGAGGAGGACGGGGAGGAGGGGAGCATGGAAGACCAGATACTCtctggtggtgatggtggaTCGGGCGAAGCTGAAGGATCTAAGATCGATGCGAGTAAAAATGAGGAGGATGAAGG GAAGATGTTTGTTGGAGGATTGAGCTGggacacaacaaagaaagacctAAAAGACTACTTCTCCAAGTTTGGGGAGGTTGTAGACTGCACTTTAAAACTGGACCCAATGACGGGCCGGTCCAGGGGCTTCGGCTTCGTGCTGTTTAAAGAAGCTGAAAGCGTGGAAAAG GTCATTCAGCAGAAAGAACACAAGCTTAATGGTAAAGTCATTGACCCGAAAAAAGCAAAAGCCATGAAGTCCAAGGAGCCTGTGAAGAAGATATTTGTTGGTGGCCTTTCACCAGATACTCCTGAGGAGAAGATCAGAGAGTACTTTAATGCATTTGGAGAG GTAGAGTCGATTGAGTTGCCAATGGAAAACAAGACGAACAAAAGGCGTGGTTTCTGTTTCATCACTTTCAAAGAGGAGGAACCAGTAAAGAAGATCATGGAAAAGAAGTATCATAACATTGGCCTAAGCAAG TGTGAAATCAAGGTAGCCATGTCAAAGGAGCagtaccagcagcagcagtggggTGGAAGAGGCGGCTACCCATCCCGATCCCGGGGAAGAGGGG GGCCTAATCAGAATTGGAACCAAGGTTACGGAAATTACTGGAATCAAGGTTATGGAAATTATGGAAACTACGGCTACAACAATCAAGGCTATGGTGGATACGGGGGCTATGATTACTCGGGTTACAACAACTACTACGGATATGGTGACTACAGCA ACCAGCAGAGTGGTTACGGCAAATCTCCAAGGCGAGGTGGCCATCAAAACAGTTACAAGCCGTACTAG
- the hnrnpd gene encoding heterogeneous nuclear ribonucleoprotein D0 isoform X2, whose protein sequence is MSEELFGLEDPTMKMEEDGEEGSMEDQILSGGDGGSGEAEGSKIDASKNEEDEGKMFVGGLSWDTTKKDLKDYFSKFGEVVDCTLKLDPMTGRSRGFGFVLFKEAESVEKVIQQKEHKLNGKVIDPKKAKAMKSKEPVKKIFVGGLSPDTPEEKIREYFNAFGEVESIELPMENKTNKRRGFCFITFKEEEPVKKIMEKKYHNIGLSKCEIKVAMSKEQYQQQQWGGRGGYPSRSRGRGGPNQNWNQGYGNYWNQGYGNYGNYGYNNQGYGGYGGYDYSGYNNYYGYDQQSGYGKSPRRGGHQNSYKPY, encoded by the exons ATGTCGGAGGAGCTGTTTGGCCTGGAAGACCCGACGATGAAGATGGAGGAGGACGGGGAGGAGGGGAGCATGGAAGACCAGATACTCtctggtggtgatggtggaTCGGGCGAAGCTGAAGGATCTAAGATCGATGCGAGTAAAAATGAGGAGGATGAAGG GAAGATGTTTGTTGGAGGATTGAGCTGggacacaacaaagaaagacctAAAAGACTACTTCTCCAAGTTTGGGGAGGTTGTAGACTGCACTTTAAAACTGGACCCAATGACGGGCCGGTCCAGGGGCTTCGGCTTCGTGCTGTTTAAAGAAGCTGAAAGCGTGGAAAAG GTCATTCAGCAGAAAGAACACAAGCTTAATGGTAAAGTCATTGACCCGAAAAAAGCAAAAGCCATGAAGTCCAAGGAGCCTGTGAAGAAGATATTTGTTGGTGGCCTTTCACCAGATACTCCTGAGGAGAAGATCAGAGAGTACTTTAATGCATTTGGAGAG GTAGAGTCGATTGAGTTGCCAATGGAAAACAAGACGAACAAAAGGCGTGGTTTCTGTTTCATCACTTTCAAAGAGGAGGAACCAGTAAAGAAGATCATGGAAAAGAAGTATCATAACATTGGCCTAAGCAAG TGTGAAATCAAGGTAGCCATGTCAAAGGAGCagtaccagcagcagcagtggggTGGAAGAGGCGGCTACCCATCCCGATCCCGGGGAAGAGGGG GGCCTAATCAGAATTGGAACCAAGGTTACGGAAATTACTGGAATCAAGGTTATGGAAATTATGGAAACTACGGCTACAACAATCAAGGCTATGGTGGATACGGGGGCTATGATTACTCGGGTTACAACAACTACTACGGATATG ACCAGCAGAGTGGTTACGGCAAATCTCCAAGGCGAGGTGGCCATCAAAACAGTTACAAGCCGTACTAG
- the LOC140537166 gene encoding vesicle-associated membrane protein 8 produces MADNSTQPQAPSKLNEVQHQVNEVKVIIKDNINKVLERGERLDDLIGKTDDLQATADSFQRTSTRVSRKFWWKNMKMMIIIGVVVLIIVVLIILLATGVIPT; encoded by the exons GCTGACAACAGCACACAACCCCAGGCACCAAGCAAGCTCAATGAAGTACAGCACCAGGTCAATGAAGTCAAAGTTATCATCAAAGACAACATTAATAAAGTGctggagaggggagagaggttAGATGACCTGATTGGaaaaacagatgatctgcaggcaACT GCTGACTCTTTTCAAAGGACGTCCACGAGGGTTTCCAGAAAGTTCTGGTGGAAGAATATGAAAATGATGATTATAATCGGAGTGGTAGTGCTCATCATTGTTGTGCTGATCATTCTTCTGGCAACAGGAGTCATTCCCACATAA